In a single window of the Panthera leo isolate Ple1 chromosome A1, P.leo_Ple1_pat1.1, whole genome shotgun sequence genome:
- the LOC122230035 gene encoding uncharacterized protein LOC122230035, which yields MRKHRADTKQALSTQSSLLWLLVLSLMTALRQGHTELQSLASLQMGVSQGHAFPQCRSQGSSGTRGSGVQGELLDTWDQQVASVAGSLPTCVWLRASKAPLILWPNTAASIGDGPQPGWRVSRRPAEVRVGRGPLQQVQAQSVRAGGSQAPGRPEPPRRPERSRDQPAHRPRPIRRSGEKAGNRATSSLAPSLKASVLHLLRPGCGLLSHRPLNRGSRESRAWAAKRPAEGRERNAGSRPGKAPRALSRVRWRPRHLCGARQLRPAQPWGTWRNRSRPEGGATVSGPAGLRQQREQEAVLAGASSPARPL from the exons ATGCGCAAGCATCGTGCAGACACCAAGCAAGCCCTCAGTACACAATCTTCTCTGCTGTGGCTGCTGGTACTGTCATTGATGACGGCTCTGAGACAAGGCCACACTGAGTTGCAGAGTTTGGCCAGCCTCCAGATGGGGGTCAGCCAG GGCCACGCCTTCCCACAGTGCAGAAGCCAGGGCAGCTCTGGGACCCGTGGCAGTGGTGTCCAGGGGGAGCTCCTGGACACATGGGACCAACAAGTGGCTTCTGTGGCAGGCTCTCTGCCCACTTGTGTCTGGCTTAGGGCTTCAAAGGCACCTCTGATCTTATGG cCAAACACGGCCGCTTCGATAGGAGACGGACCGCAGCCGGGGTGGCGTGTATCTCGGAGGCCGGCTGAGGTCCGAGTCGGTAGAGGCCCGCTCCAACAGGTGCAGGCGCAGAGCGTGCGCGCCGGCGGGTCTCAAGCACCCGGCCGACCGGAGCCCCCGCGCCGCCCCGAGCGCAGCAGAGACCAGCCCGCGCACCGCCCGCGGCCGATTcggaggagtggggagaaggcGGGGAACCGAGCTACGTCCTCCCTTGCCCCATCCTTAAAAGCCAGCGTCCTCCATTTGCTGCGCCCAGGGTGCGGCCTACTCAGTCACCGGCCCCTCAATCGGGGCAGCCGTGAGAGCAGAGCCTGGGCTGCCAAGAGGCCGGCGGAGGGGCGGGAAAGGAACGCGGGGAGTCGGCCGGGAAAAGCCCCACGCGCGCTGAGCCGGGTGCGCTGGCGGCCCCGCCACCTGTGCGGCGCCCGGCAGCtgcgcccagcccagccctggggcacctggagaAACCGGAGCCGGCCTGAGGGCGGGGCTACAGTTAGCGGCCCGGCCGGGCTGCGACAGCAGCGGGAGCAAGAGGCGGTCCTGGCGGGCGCGTCTTCCCCGGCCAGGCCTCTCTGA